The Campylobacter concisus genome has a window encoding:
- a CDS encoding methionyl-tRNA formyltransferase produces the protein MKVAVIGRTEILYETLKLLLDNNYEIGLIITSKEAPEYTKSAFEFEQIAKKNKIKYIYTSRLDDYVRDIKDASCDIAVSLNYSSIISQKVIDLFPLGILNAHGGDLPKYRGNACQAWAILNGETKIGLCIHSMIGGEVDNGNIIDRKFLDIDINTKITYIYQWFAEVIPNMFLESINKLANNPLYVLESKNEDSSRAMRCYPRLPEDGKIDWRKTNLEILRLINATNKPYCGAYCEYDNNKFIIWDAELYNDDEKYLSECGQVCSIDQDGSIIVITGNGKLKINTIEYMGFVGSPGEKIKSIRKRLR, from the coding sequence GTGAAAGTCGCTGTTATAGGTAGAACTGAAATATTATATGAAACATTAAAACTTCTGTTAGATAATAATTATGAGATTGGGTTAATAATAACATCAAAAGAAGCGCCTGAGTATACAAAGAGTGCTTTTGAATTTGAACAAATAGCAAAAAAGAATAAAATAAAATATATATATACTAGCAGGTTAGATGATTATGTCCGAGATATTAAAGATGCTTCTTGTGATATAGCTGTGAGCTTAAATTATTCTAGTATTATTTCTCAAAAGGTTATTGATTTGTTTCCACTTGGTATTTTGAATGCGCATGGTGGAGATTTGCCAAAATATAGAGGTAATGCATGCCAAGCTTGGGCTATATTAAACGGTGAAACAAAAATCGGACTATGCATTCACTCTATGATTGGTGGTGAGGTTGATAATGGCAATATTATTGATAGAAAATTTTTAGATATAGATATAAATACTAAAATAACATATATTTATCAATGGTTTGCAGAGGTTATACCAAATATGTTTTTAGAATCAATAAATAAGTTGGCTAATAATCCACTTTATGTACTAGAGAGCAAAAATGAAGATTCCAGTAGAGCAATGAGGTGTTATCCGAGGCTGCCAGAAGACGGAAAGATAGACTGGAGGAAAACAAATTTAGAGATTTTGCGTTTGATAAATGCCACCAATAAGCCATATTGTGGAGCTTATTGTGAATATGATAATAATAAATTTATTATTTGGGATGCTGAACTTTATAATGATGATGAAAAATATTTATCCGAGTGTGGTCAGGTATGTAGTATAGACCAAGATGGTAGTATAATAGTTATAACTGGCAATGGGAAGCTGAAAATTAATACAATAGAGTATATGGGGTTTGTTGGTTCTCCTGGGGAAAAGATAAAAAGCATAAGAAAAAGGTTGAGGTAA
- a CDS encoding ATP-grasp domain-containing protein has translation MKANILVTGIGGGGHGEQILKSLKLIEDIDLTIIGTDISEFSTGKALVDHFYVVPKVTESNYKNVVFNIIKKHNISFIFHGSEAELKFISEYRSEFERIGIGHPLNSKEVISLCMNKFNTYVFLKEKGIALPKFKKIASLDDIGEIDFYPLVLKPSTGSGGSADVYVVFDEYDCRLLAEFMLRHNVDLVAQEYIGTHENEYTIGVSSDKNGNILGSIVVKRIINNALSTNKKLNGCVISSGVSQGYVCHREDLQRQAEHIARVLDSRGPLNIQCREVGGKLMLFEINPRLSGTTSLRAMAGYNEPEIIIKNDIFGKVQNVSYKDMLIMRTIKELII, from the coding sequence ATGAAGGCTAATATATTGGTAACTGGTATAGGCGGTGGAGGACATGGTGAACAAATTTTAAAGTCACTTAAATTAATTGAAGATATTGATCTAACAATTATAGGGACAGATATTAGTGAATTTAGTACTGGAAAGGCTTTGGTCGACCATTTTTATGTCGTTCCCAAAGTTACCGAAAGTAATTACAAAAATGTTGTTTTTAATATTATAAAAAAGCATAATATCTCTTTTATATTTCACGGATCTGAGGCAGAGTTAAAATTTATATCCGAATATAGAAGCGAGTTTGAAAGAATTGGGATTGGACATCCCTTAAACTCAAAAGAAGTTATATCTTTATGTATGAATAAATTTAATACATATGTTTTTTTAAAAGAAAAAGGAATTGCTTTACCTAAATTTAAAAAAATAGCTTCTCTTGATGATATAGGTGAAATAGATTTCTATCCATTGGTTTTAAAGCCAAGCACTGGTTCTGGTGGATCGGCCGATGTTTATGTGGTTTTTGATGAATATGATTGTAGGTTGTTGGCTGAGTTTATGTTAAGACATAACGTTGATTTAGTAGCGCAAGAATATATAGGTACACATGAAAATGAGTATACAATAGGTGTTAGTTCAGATAAGAATGGTAATATCTTGGGTAGTATTGTTGTTAAACGCATCATAAATAATGCATTATCTACAAATAAAAAATTAAATGGTTGCGTCATATCTTCCGGTGTTTCCCAAGGGTATGTTTGTCATAGAGAAGACTTACAAAGGCAGGCGGAACACATAGCAAGAGTTCTAGATTCTAGGGGACCACTAAATATACAATGTAGAGAAGTTGGTGGCAAGTTAATGCTTTTTGAGATTAACCCAAGATTGTCCGGAACAACATCTTTGAGAGCAATGGCTGGATATAATGAGCCAGAAATTATAATAAAAAATGATATTTTCGGTAAAGTGCAAAATGTTAGCTATAAGGATATGCTGATTATGAGAACCATAAAAGAGCTTATAATTTGA
- a CDS encoding metallophosphoesterase family protein: protein MKIALISDIHSNFFYFKNVFNSINRNDIDRIYCLGDLVGYYNEPNHVIDFIREKNIYCVKGNHEKYLLGELKYDIENEIIYGFKRQIKELSSENLSFLMSLKDEIVLKEGDKIIYMTHSLPNNAEKYLYNTHELGSNFLKSYNYYCFGHTHIPSILYKNGTCIINPGSVGQPRDCTKQSSYVIIDFQRNSVLIQKVDQDFNTFSKQLSYNGYHDSLIKILKRDKNEG, encoded by the coding sequence ATGAAAATAGCGTTAATATCTGACATACATTCCAATTTCTTTTATTTTAAAAATGTATTTAATAGTATTAATCGTAACGATATTGATCGAATTTATTGTTTAGGCGATCTTGTTGGATATTATAATGAACCGAATCATGTAATTGATTTTATTAGAGAAAAAAATATATATTGTGTAAAAGGCAACCATGAGAAATATTTATTAGGTGAGCTCAAATATGATATAGAGAATGAAATTATTTATGGCTTTAAGAGACAGATTAAAGAACTCAGTAGTGAAAATTTGTCTTTTTTAATGTCTCTAAAAGATGAAATAGTTTTAAAAGAAGGCGATAAAATTATCTATATGACACATTCATTGCCAAATAATGCTGAAAAGTATTTATATAATACGCATGAATTGGGGTCTAACTTTTTAAAATCTTATAATTATTATTGTTTTGGACATACTCATATTCCAAGTATTTTATATAAAAATGGAACATGTATTATTAATCCTGGTTCTGTTGGACAGCCTAGGGATTGTACCAAGCAGTCATCTTATGTAATTATAGATTTTCAAAGAAATAGTGTTTTGATTCAAAAAGTAGACCAAGATTTTAATACATTTTCAAAACAATTGAGTTACAATGGATATCATGATAGCTTAATAAAAATTTTAAAGAGAGATAAGAATGAAGGCTAA
- a CDS encoding NAD-dependent epimerase/dehydratase family protein, with translation MKSGIKYMDKKTIVITGSTGFLGSYIRSNIRNNYEIIFATTSSLDDGFVKFDSLYTNICEILCNKRIDCIIHNASIIPRNFAEATYQLFKDNTYMVENLFKFTLKNNVKKFIYMSTFGSMTNPKLFDVGDYYTLSKITGELFCSMLNKNGVDATSFRISSPYGEFLKANNVLRIFVNRALSNQDIIVFGDGSREQNFTYAGDILNAIELAIEKDVQGTYEIVGKSNISMFRLAELIIDIVKSKSKIIFDGIDPQENYRPKYSYKKAFKDFGYFPKTRLKDGLKKYIDWVKYENSVNI, from the coding sequence TTGAAGAGTGGAATAAAATATATGGATAAAAAAACTATAGTCATTACTGGATCTACTGGATTTCTTGGAAGCTATATAAGAAGTAACATAAGAAATAATTATGAGATTATTTTTGCCACAACATCTTCTTTAGATGATGGTTTTGTGAAGTTTGATAGTTTATATACTAATATTTGTGAGATTTTATGTAATAAGAGAATAGATTGTATTATTCATAATGCATCCATTATACCAAGGAATTTTGCAGAAGCGACATATCAGTTATTTAAAGACAACACATATATGGTCGAAAATTTATTCAAATTTACTTTAAAAAATAATGTTAAAAAATTTATTTATATGAGCACTTTCGGTTCTATGACAAATCCAAAATTATTTGATGTTGGCGACTATTATACATTATCAAAAATTACTGGCGAGCTTTTTTGTTCAATGTTAAATAAAAATGGTGTAGATGCTACTTCATTTAGAATATCATCCCCATATGGTGAGTTTTTAAAAGCAAATAATGTTTTAAGAATTTTTGTAAATAGGGCACTTAGTAATCAGGATATTATAGTATTTGGAGATGGAAGTAGAGAGCAAAATTTCACATATGCTGGAGATATTTTAAATGCGATAGAACTAGCAATAGAAAAAGATGTTCAAGGCACATATGAAATAGTCGGTAAAAGTAATATATCGATGTTTAGATTGGCAGAGTTAATTATAGATATTGTAAAATCTAAATCCAAAATAATTTTTGATGGAATAGATCCGCAGGAGAACTATCGTCCAAAATATAGCTACAAGAAAGCTTTTAAAGATTTTGGATATTTTCCAAAAACCAGATTAAAGGATGGTTTAAAGAAATATATAGATTGGGTTAAGTATGAAAATAGCGTTAATATCTGA
- the asnB gene encoding asparagine synthase (glutamine-hydrolyzing) translates to MCGIVGAISLEAKSICVDYAKPMTDKISHRGPDDAGYLFFHTGSRHNNDKLSFFQNLTDDKFKNIDDMLPTIESNSIKRELYLHDYDLFLGHRRLAILDISYAGHQPMSDLSKNIWIVYNGEIYNFQEIRNELIKIGHKFKSHTDTEVIIYAYIEWGEKCIEKFNGMFSFCIYDNLKKRIILARDRYGIKPLYYHLTKNNTLVFASEIKSILEYKDYESKIDKEALLEYFTFQNIFTDKTLHKNIQILEPGHFLDINLKTKDIKNIKFWDFNFKEENFKDEKECIEELDRLLTQAVKRQLVADVPIGSYLSGGLDSGSIVAIASKNIPWLNTFTVGFDLNSTNGIELGFDERAKSEYMSYKFKTEHYEMVLKSGDMERCLSDFAYHLEEPRVGQSYPNYYAAKLASKFSKVVLGGTGGDELFAGYPWRYYKAINNINFDDYIDKYYGFWKRLLPNKDLKDLFRPIVKDVENVWTRDIFSNIFINKETKQTPEEYINDSLYFEAKTFLHGLLVVEDKLSMAHSLETRVPFLDNDLVDFVQKIPVKFKLKNLKSVINVDENTIGKLQKTNDGKIILRKAMKKYIPSEINDAIKQGFSSPDESWFRGDSIDFVRMKLLNKDAKIYSYFDKKTVKRLLGEHLNGRQNRRLFIWSLLNFEEWNKIYG, encoded by the coding sequence ATGTGTGGCATTGTTGGGGCGATATCATTAGAAGCTAAAAGTATTTGCGTTGATTATGCAAAACCTATGACTGATAAGATTTCCCATAGGGGCCCCGATGATGCTGGATACTTATTTTTTCATACAGGATCTAGACACAATAATGATAAGCTGTCTTTTTTTCAAAATTTAACGGATGATAAATTTAAAAATATAGATGACATGCTTCCAACTATTGAATCTAATTCTATAAAAAGAGAATTATATTTACATGATTATGATTTGTTTTTAGGACACAGAAGACTTGCGATACTTGATATAAGCTATGCAGGACATCAGCCCATGAGTGATTTATCTAAAAATATTTGGATTGTTTATAATGGTGAAATTTATAATTTTCAAGAAATAAGAAATGAGCTAATAAAAATAGGACATAAATTTAAAAGTCATACTGATACCGAAGTTATTATATATGCTTATATAGAGTGGGGCGAAAAATGTATTGAAAAGTTTAACGGTATGTTTTCTTTTTGTATATATGATAATTTAAAAAAACGCATTATTTTAGCACGTGATCGCTATGGTATTAAGCCTCTTTATTACCATTTAACCAAAAATAATACTCTTGTCTTCGCAAGTGAAATAAAGTCTATTTTGGAGTATAAAGATTATGAATCAAAAATCGATAAAGAAGCATTATTGGAATATTTCACCTTTCAAAATATCTTTACCGATAAAACCCTTCATAAAAATATACAAATTTTAGAACCTGGCCACTTTCTTGATATTAATTTAAAAACTAAGGATATTAAAAATATTAAATTTTGGGATTTTAACTTTAAGGAAGAAAATTTTAAAGATGAAAAAGAGTGCATAGAAGAATTAGATAGGCTTTTAACTCAAGCAGTTAAGAGGCAACTTGTTGCTGATGTTCCCATTGGAAGCTACCTTAGTGGCGGCTTAGATAGTGGTTCAATAGTTGCTATTGCTTCTAAAAACATTCCTTGGCTAAATACATTCACTGTTGGTTTTGATTTAAATAGTACAAATGGTATAGAGCTTGGTTTTGATGAGAGAGCAAAATCCGAATATATGTCATATAAATTTAAAACAGAACATTATGAAATGGTTTTAAAATCTGGCGATATGGAGAGGTGTTTAAGCGATTTTGCATATCATCTAGAGGAACCACGTGTTGGACAGAGTTATCCAAATTATTATGCCGCAAAACTTGCCAGTAAATTTTCTAAAGTTGTTCTTGGGGGGACTGGAGGAGATGAGTTATTTGCTGGATATCCTTGGAGGTACTATAAGGCTATCAATAATATAAATTTTGATGACTATATAGATAAGTATTATGGTTTCTGGAAGAGGCTTTTGCCAAATAAGGACTTAAAAGATCTTTTTCGTCCAATTGTAAAGGATGTCGAGAATGTATGGACAAGAGATATTTTTTCAAATATTTTTATAAACAAGGAAACAAAACAAACTCCAGAAGAATACATAAATGACTCATTATATTTTGAAGCTAAAACTTTTTTGCACGGACTTTTAGTTGTTGAAGATAAGTTGTCAATGGCACATTCATTGGAAACTAGAGTGCCGTTTTTGGATAATGATTTGGTTGATTTTGTTCAGAAAATACCGGTAAAATTTAAACTTAAGAATCTAAAAAGCGTTATTAATGTTGATGAAAATACTATAGGGAAACTTCAGAAGACAAATGACGGTAAAATAATATTACGTAAGGCCATGAAAAAATATATACCAAGCGAGATTAATGATGCCATTAAGCAAGGCTTTAGCTCTCCTGACGAGAGTTGGTTTAGGGGTGATAGCATTGATTTTGTAAGGATGAAACTTTTAAACAAGGATGCCAAAATTTACAGCTATTTTGATAAGAAAACAGTTAAAAGGTTATTAGGAGAACATTTAAATGGTAGGCAAAATAGAAGGCTTTTTATTTGGAGTTTATTAAATTTTGAAGAGTGGAATAAAATATATGGATAA
- a CDS encoding DegT/DnrJ/EryC1/StrS family aminotransferase, whose product MKRNIPITKTIFDKDEELAIIEPLRSGWVVQGPNVSKFQDKFANFTNSRFAYATSNCTTALHLGLVAMGIKKGDKVIVPSFTFVASANAVEYTGAEVVFCDIDLRTFNIDETRLENLIKNDKNIKAIMPVNLFGLCANMPAIMQIAKKYNLKVIEDSACGFDGWIEDRHSGTFGDCGCFSFHPRKSISTGEGGMLITNDEKIAGLVSMLKDHGASKSDLQRHIEKGGSLLPNFDILGYNYRMTDIQGALGSCQMDKKERIMNGRRRIAKKYDDALKSEVVNNKKLSEILIPPYIPNGYKHGYQSYVCLFTDGVDLTELNKDIIDNINQKRNNLMQILEENGIATRQGTHAVHTLGYYKVKNNFKDEDFLNSYAADRLTISLPMYADMSDEEFQYVIDHIKKALA is encoded by the coding sequence ATGAAGAGGAATATCCCAATTACAAAAACCATTTTTGATAAAGATGAGGAATTGGCAATTATCGAGCCGCTAAGAAGCGGTTGGGTTGTTCAGGGTCCAAATGTGTCTAAATTTCAAGATAAATTTGCAAATTTTACGAATAGTAGGTTTGCATATGCAACAAGTAATTGCACAACTGCTTTACATTTAGGGTTAGTGGCAATGGGTATCAAAAAAGGTGATAAAGTTATTGTACCATCTTTTACCTTTGTGGCCAGTGCAAATGCTGTTGAATACACTGGTGCAGAAGTTGTATTTTGCGATATCGATTTAAGAACATTTAATATTGATGAAACTAGACTTGAAAATTTGATAAAAAATGATAAAAATATAAAAGCCATAATGCCAGTAAATTTATTTGGACTTTGTGCAAATATGCCTGCTATAATGCAGATTGCAAAGAAGTATAACCTAAAAGTTATAGAAGACAGTGCTTGTGGTTTTGATGGATGGATAGAAGACAGGCATTCTGGTACATTTGGCGACTGCGGGTGTTTTTCATTTCATCCAAGAAAGTCTATTAGTACTGGCGAAGGTGGAATGTTGATTACTAATGATGAAAAGATAGCTGGTTTGGTTTCTATGCTAAAGGATCATGGTGCTAGCAAGAGTGATTTGCAAAGACATATTGAAAAGGGTGGTTCTCTTTTGCCAAATTTTGATATTCTTGGGTATAACTACAGAATGACTGATATACAGGGTGCTTTGGGTTCTTGTCAAATGGATAAAAAAGAGAGAATTATGAATGGCAGGCGAAGGATCGCTAAAAAATACGATGATGCATTAAAAAGCGAAGTAGTTAATAATAAAAAATTATCTGAAATTTTAATTCCACCATATATACCAAATGGATATAAGCATGGATATCAGTCATATGTTTGTTTATTTACGGATGGGGTAGATTTGACAGAACTAAATAAGGATATAATAGACAATATAAACCAAAAGCGCAATAATCTAATGCAAATTCTTGAAGAAAATGGCATAGCAACAAGACAAGGTACTCATGCCGTACATACACTAGGTTATTATAAAGTAAAAAATAATTTTAAAGATGAGGATTTTTTAAATTCTTATGCTGCAGATAGGTTAACTATATCACTGCCTATGTATGCAGACATGAGTGATGAAGAGTTTCAATATGTGATAGATCATATAAAAAAGGCATTGGCTTAA